The Manihot esculenta cultivar AM560-2 chromosome 1, M.esculenta_v8, whole genome shotgun sequence genome has a window encoding:
- the LOC110623664 gene encoding protein DETOXIFICATION 34 — MAILISRSTNTAASRHMHALLIVTNKKEIISNKKKISKSWKEKKEKKERGWNQKGAKIANNKENDPLRAEGRSSSSSASSRSFPRENNVSRGSVPLIDGVILSDSPVQDHISIFDTTDLHPAPSALVHNEVGDYPPIQSFEDAKYICLLESSKLWAIAAPIAFNILCNYGVNSFTNIFVGHIGNVELSAVAIALSVIANFSFGFLFGMGSALETLCGQAFGAGQTELLGVYMQRSWIILFSACFFLLPLYLYATPILKILGIEADIAVIAGRFTMQVIPQMFSLAINFPTQKFLQAQSKVGVLAWIGLAALIIHIGLLYLFINIFKWGLAGAAAAYDVSAWGISLAQVAYVVGWCKDGWRGLSCNAFKDIWGFVKLSIASAVMICLEIWYFMTIIVLTGHLADPVIAVGSLSICMNINGWEGMLFIGINAAISVRVSNELGSAHPRAAKYSVIVTCVESLLIGILCAGIILATKNEFSNIFTDSVEMRKAVAKLAYLLGITMILNSVQPVISGVAVGGGWQALVAYINLFCYYLVGLPLGFLLGYKTSLHVQGIWMGMIFGTFLQTLILVYIICKTNWNKEVEEASERMKTWGVQDDSHN; from the exons ATGGCCATCCTCATTTCTAGGTCAACAAACACTGCTGCATCACGTCATATGCATGCCCTCTTAATAGTAACAAACAAGAAAGAGAtcatttctaataaaaaaaaaatttctaaatcttggaaagaaaagaaagaaaagaaagaaaggggTTGGAATCAAAAGGGAGCAAAAATTGCgaataataaagaaaatgacCCACTCAGAGCAGAGGGGAGAAGTAGTTCATCCTCTGCCAGTTCTAGATCGTTTCCCAGGGAAAACAATGTGTCTCGTGGCAGTGTTCCGTTGATCGATGGCGTTATACTTAGTGATTCACCTGTGCAAGATCACATCTCCATTTTTGACACCACAGATCTCCACCCAGCACCTTCCGCTTTGGTTCATAATGAGGTTGGAGATTATCCTCCTATACAAAGCTTTGAGGACGCCAAATACATTTGCCTTTTGGAATCTTCAAAGTTGTGGGCTATTGCAGCTCCTATAGCGTTTAATATCCTCTGCAATTATGGGGTTAATTCATTCACCAATATCTTTGTTGGTCACATTGGAAATGTTGAGCTATCTGCTGTTGCAATTGCTCTCTCTGTCATTGCCAACTTCTCTTTTGGCTTCTTG TTTGGTATGGGAAGTGCACTTGAGACGCTATGTGGGCAAGCATTTGGAGCAGGCCAAACAGAATTACTTGGAGTGTACATGCAACGTTCATGGATAATCTTGTTTTCTGCATGCTTCTTCTTATTGCCGCTTTATTTATATGCCACTCCAATCCTAAAGATCCTAGGAATAGAAGCTGATATAGCAGTAATTGCAGGCAGATTTACAATGCAAGTGATCCCTCAAATGTTTTCGCTGGCTATCAATTTCCCTACCCAAAAGTTCTTACAGGCACAAAGCAAGGTTGGAGTTCTGGCATGGATTGGTCTTGCAGCTCTAATTATACACATTGGGTTGCTTTATCTCTTCATTAATATATTCAAGTGGGGTTTGGCTGGTGCTGCTGCAGCCTATGATGTCTCAGCTTGGGGCATTTCTTTGGCTCAAGTGGCTTATGTCGTTGGTTGGTGCAAGGATGGATGGAGGGGTCTCTCTTGTAACGCCTTTAAGGACATATGGGGCTTTGTTAAACTTTCTATAGCTTCAGCTGTGATGATTTGCCTTGAGATTTGGTATTTCATGACCATAATTGTTCTTACTGGACACCTTGCAGATCCTGTTATTGCTGTTGGCTCTCTTTCTATCTG CATGAACATCAATGGCTGGGAAGGCATGCTATTCATTGGAATCAATGCAGCTATAAG cgTTAGAGTTTCTAATGAGCTGGGATCAGCACATCCTAGAGCTGCAAAATACTCTGTGATTGTCACATGCGTGGAGAGTCTCCTTATAGGGATACTTTGCGCAGGCATTATTTTAGCAACCAAGAATGAGTTCTCCAACATCTTTACTGATAGCGTAGAGATGAGGAAAGCAGTGGCCAAATTAGCATACCTTCTGGGTATAACAATGATACTAAATAGTGTTCAGCCGGTGATATCAG GTGTTGCTGTGGGAGGAGGGTGGCAAGCTTTGGTAGCTTATATAAACTTGTTCTGTTACTACTTAGTTGGACTCCCTCTTGGTTTTCTTCTTGGATACAAAACAAGTTTACATGTACAG GGAATTTGGATGGGCATGATTTTTGGGACTTTTCTGCAGACACTAATCCTGGTTTACATTATCTGTAAAACCAACTGGAACAAAGAA GTTGAAGAGGCATCTGAACGAATGAAAACGTGGGGTGTACAAGATGATTCACACAACTGA
- the LOC110615305 gene encoding AT-rich interactive domain-containing protein 2 has product MVAGDKCALDCSKTPQKKLQSKGFLVGLDLFLEVAGLETEPDAELRCQFDNCINFFWKEICALDAAFPPMLGDGQSVDLFKLFLAVRQKGGYDAVSHNCLWDVVAEESGLSLNLASSVKLVYAKYLDALERWLERPVDRKSSKSKSSNITNSETKLSDSGLNVGEVSMELGSEFKALFSEIMDWKSELNVSAEVDSNGDDKCIVDDEESVHIDTGNSVIDFVEVGKLGYSVSKSQKSDSFFDGDHKCKDVQKHLESNLTSLKGCDEDEVKSTVVEIDGRKKEDNGNENDVMVSDSDAVEESISSYKRKRESMYGVLNWITGIARNPCDPVVVPLPEMSKWESYANEESWKQILLVREALFLKRDVNSGAGSVCQKNRKMHPCMYDDQVGFAYNFRERINCSRKLLHRKTVFQSQACSQLSSSTTVTGSDSCTKGVFDGDSSSKYSVFDLPVEKTIPLGPDFQAEVPEWTGVVSESNSKWAGTRVWPPKKVDNRLVIEQEPIGKGRKDACGCEVPKSVECVRFHNAERRLRVKRELGLAFKHWRFDKMGEDVRLSWTEEEERKFEAIVRLNPPSLDKCFWNDIFKFFPTKGRGDLVSYYFNVFLLQRRAQQNRSTPNNIDSDDDESECGLVTNGSGREAAPKSPGSLLYSAKKAPRKGGR; this is encoded by the exons ATGGTTGCTGGTGATAAGTGCGCTTTAGATTGCTCAAAAACCCCACAAAAGAAGCTCCAGTCAAAAGGGTTTCTGGTCGGTCTTGACCTGTTTTTAGAAGTAGCCGGACTAGAAACTGAACCAGATGCCGAGCTTCGATGCCAGTTTGATAACTGTATAAACTTTTTCTGGAAAGAAATCTGTGCCCTGGATGCTGCATTCCCTCCAATGCTTGGAGATGGACAATCTGTGGATTTGTTTAAACTGTTTTTAGCTGTGAGACAGAAGGGTGGATATGATGCAGTTTCTCATAATTGTTTGTGGGATGTGGTGGCAGAAGAGTCTGGATTGAGCCTAAACCTTGCATCTTCTGTGAAATTGGTTTATGCCAAATATCTGGATGCATTGGAGAGATGGTTAGAGAGACCTGTTGATAGAAAGAGTTCAAAATCCAAATCGAGTAATATCACCAACTCAGAAACCAAATTGAGTGATAGTGGCCTGAATGTGGGTGAGGTTTCCATGGAGTTAGGGTCTGAGTTTAAGGCATTGTTCTCAGAGATAATGGATTGGAAATCTGAACTTAATGTGAGTGCTGAGGTGGATTCAAATGGGGACGATAAGTGCATTGTTGATGATGAAGAATCTGTGCACATAGACACTGGAAACAGTGTTATTGATTTTGTGGAAGTTGGTAAATTAGGCTATAGTGTGTCCAAGAGCCAAAAAAGTGATTCTTTTTTTGATGGGGACCATAAATGCAAAGATGTTCAGAAACATCTGGAATCCAATTTAACTAGTTTGAAGGGGTGTGACGAGGATGAGGTGAAGAGTACTGTGGTGGAAATTGatggaagaaagaaagaagataaTGGTAATGAAAATGATGTCATGGTATCAGATTCAGATGCTGTTGAGGAATCCAtttccagctataaaaggaaaAGGGAGTCCATGTATGGTGTACTGAACTGGATTACTGGGATTGCAAGGAATCCATGTGATCCAGTGGTCGTTCCGTTACCAGAGATGTCAAAGTGGGAGTCTTATGCGAATGAGGAATCATGGAAGCAGATTTTGTTGGTTCGGGAAGCATTATTTCTGAAAAGGGATGTTAATTCAGGTGCTGGATCTGTTTGCCAG AAAAATCGGAAGATGCACCCATGCATGTATGATGATCAAGTTGGATTTGCATACAAtttcagagagagaatcaattGTAGTAGAAAGCTGCTACACAGAAAAACAGTGTTTCAGTCACAGGCTTGTTCACAGTTATCTTCCTCAACCACTGTTACTGGCTCAGACTCTTGCACAAAGGGGGTTTTTGATGGTGATTCCTCAAGTAAATATTCTGTGTTTGACCTTCCAGTCGAAAAGACAATTCCCTTGGGACCGGATTTTCAGGCAGAAGTACCAGAATGGACTGGTGTTGTTTCTGAAAGCAACTCAAAGTGGGCTGGGACACGGGTTTGGCCACCGAAAAAAGTAGATAACAGATTAGTTATTGAACAAGAGCCTATTGGTAAGGGAAGGAAAGATGCATGCGGGTGTGAAGTGCCAAAATCTGTAGAATGCGTCAGATTTCACAATGCTGAGAGAAGGTTGAGGGTGAAGCGTGAATTGGGTTTAGCTTTCAAACATTGGAGGTTTGATAAGATGGGCGAAGATGTTAGACTTTCATGgacagaagaagaagagagaaaatttGAAGCTATAGTGCGGTTAAATCCTCCATCTCTTGACAAGTGTTTTTGGAATGATATATTCAAATTCTTTCCTACCAAGGGAAGGGGAGATCTGGTGAGCTACTACTTCAATGTATTTCTTTTGCAGCGCAGAGCACAGCAGAATAGGTCGACTCCAAATAACATTGATAGTGATGATGATGAATCGGAATGTGGACTAGTGACCAATGGTTCTGGGCGGGAAGCAGCACCCAAGTCACCAGGATCTCTGTTATATTCTGCAAAGAAGGCCCCCCGTAAAGGTGGTAGATAA